One part of the Drosophila santomea strain STO CAGO 1482 unplaced genomic scaffold, Prin_Dsan_1.1 Segkk79_quiver_pilon_misjoin1_scaf, whole genome shotgun sequence genome encodes these proteins:
- the LOC120457747 gene encoding intersectin-1 isoform X3, whose translation MNPAVDAWAVTPRERLKYQEQFKALQPQAGFVTGAQAKGFFLQSQLPPLILGQIWALADTDSDGKMNINEFSIACKLINLKLRGMDVPKVLPPSLLTSLSGDAQNTPSLTPRGSTSSMSPLDPLKGMGPAVATVVPAPVVAPPVAAAAVISPPGVSVPPGPTPPSSNPPSRHMSISERAPSIESVNQGEWAVQAGQKRKYTQVFNANDRTRSGYLTGSQARGVLVQSKLPQVTLAQIWTLSDIDGDGRLNCDEFILAMFLCEKAMAGEKIPVTLPQDWVPPNLRKIKSRPGSVSGMVSRPGSQPASRHASVSSQGGVGVVDADPTAGLPGQTSFEDKRKENYVKGQAELDRRRKIMEDQQRKEREERERKEREEADKREKARLEAERKQQEELERQLQRQREIEMEKEEQRKRELEAKEAARKELEKQRQQEWEQARIAEMNAQKEKEQERVLKQKAHNTQLNVELSTLNEKIKELSQRICDTRAGVTNVKTVIDGMRTQRDTSMSEMSQLKARIKEQNAKLLQLTQERAKWDAKSKASGAALGGENAQQEQLNAAFAHKQLIIKQIKDKVENISKEIESKKEDINTNDEQMSELKAELSALITKCEDLYKEYDVQRTSVLELKYNKKNESSVTSAWDTGTSSAWGETDTTAGDPYAVVSNDISALAAPDVDLSGPAPEGFVKYQAVYEFNARNAEEITFVPGDIILVPLEQNAEPGWLAGEINGHTGWFPESYVEKLEVGEVAPVAAVEPPVDAQGATVADTYNDNINTTSVSAGSVDPTATGDVEYYIAAYPYESAEEGDLSFGAGEMVMVIKKEGEWWTGTIGNRTGMFPSNYVQKADVGTASTAAAEPVESIDQETTLNGNAAYTAAPVEVHEQLYQPLPVQEPSEQPISSPGVGAEDAHEDLDTEVSQINTQSKTQSSEPAESYSRPMSRTSSMTPGMRAKRSEIAQVIAPYEATSTEQLSLTRGQLIMIRKKTDSGWWEGELQAKGRRRQIGWFPATYVKVLQGGRNSGRNTPVSGSRIEMTEQILDKVIALYPYKAQNDDELSFDKDDIISVLGRDEPEWWRGELNGLSGLFPSNYVGPFVTSGKPAKANGITKQ comes from the exons ATGAACCCGGCGGTTGATGCGTGGGCGGTGACCCCGAGGGAGCGTTTGAAGTACCAGGAACAGTTCAAGGCACTCCAGCCGCAGGCAGGATTCGTTACCGGCGCTCAGGCCAAAGGATTCTTTCTGCAGTCTCAGCTGCCGCCACTGATCCTTGGCCAAATCTG GGCTCTGGCGGACACCGATTCCGACGGCAAGATGAACATCAATGAGTTCAGCATAGCTTGCAAGCTTATCAACCTCAAGCTGCGCGGCATGGACGTGCCCAAGGTCCTGCCTCCCAGCTTACTGACGTCCCTTTCCGGCGATGCCCAGAACACTCCCTCGTTGACGCCACGTGGCTCCACAAGCTCCATGAGCCCTTTGGATCCACTCAAGGGAATGGGTCCGGCAGTCGCCACAGTTGTTCCCGCTCCTGTTGTGGCTCCTccggtggctgcggctgctgtcATCTCACCACCCGGAGTCTCAGTGCCTCCTGGCCCCACACCACCCTCCAGCAATCCACCTAGTCGCCACATGTCCATTTCGGAGCGGGCGCCCTCCATCGAGTCTGT AAACCAAGGAGAATGGGCCGTTCAAGCTGGGCAGAAGCGCAAATACACGCAGGTGTTCAATGCCAATGATCGCACCCGATCTGGTTACTTAACTGGATCCCAGGCACGCGGCGTTCTTGTACAGAGCAAGCTACCTCAGGTCACGCTGGCCCAAATCTGGACGCTGTCTGACATCGACGGCGATGGACGGTTGAACTGCGACGAGTTTATTCTTGCTATGTTTCTGTGCGAGAAAGCCATGGCTGGTGAGAAAATTCCGGTTACCCTTCCCCAAGACTGGGTACCGCCGAACTTGCGCAAGATAAAATCGCGGCCGGGATCGGTCTCTGGAATGGTGTCCCGTCCTGGCTCACAGCCGGCCTCCCGACACGCATCTGTGTCGTCCCAGGGCGGAGTGGGAGTCGTCGATGCTGACCCGACAGCCGGACTACCTGGACAAA CTTCCTTCGAAGACAAGCGTAAGGAGAACTATGTTAAGGGTCAAGCTGAGTTGGATCGTAGGCGCAAAATCATGGAGGACCAGCAGCGTAAGGAGCGGGAAGAAAGAGAGCGAAAGGAGCGTGAAGAGGCTGATAAGCGTGAAAAGGCTCGTTTGGAGGCTGAGCGTAAGCAGCAGGAGGAACTGGAGCGACAGCTTCAACGCCAGCGAGAAATTGAGAtggagaaggaggagcagcgcAAGCGGGAACTGGAGGCTAAGGAGGCGGCCAGAAA GGAGCTGGAGAAGCAGCGCCAGCAGGAATGGGAGCAGGCTAGAATTGCTGAAATGAACGCACAGAAGGAGAAGGAACAAGAGCGTGTTCTTAAGCAGAAGGCACACAACACCCAGCTAAATGTGGAGCTGAGCACACTAAATGAAAAA ATCAAAGAACTTTCGCAGAGAATTTGCGACACTCGCGCTGGCGTGACAAACGTAAAGACAGTAATCGACGGGATGCGCACCCAGCGCGACACTTCCATGTCTGAAATGTCGCAGCTAAAAGCACGCATTAAGGAGCAGAACGCCAAACTGCTTCAACTCACCCAGGAGAGGGCAAAGTGGGATGCCAAGAGCAAGGCCAGCGGTGCTGCCTTGGGAGGGGAGAATGcgcagcaggagcaactgAATGCAGCATTCGCCCACAAGCAG TTAATTATCAAGCAAATAAAGGACAAAGTCGAGAATATAAGTAAAGAGATTGAGTCAAAGAAGGAGGACATCAACACTAATGATGAACAGATGTCTGAGCTCAAGGCCGAGCTTTCCGCCCTAATCACAAAGTGCGAAGATCTCTACAAGGAATACGATGTGCAGCGCACCTCAGTGCTGGAATTGAAGTACAATAAAAAGAACGAGAGCAGCGTAACCTCTGCCTGGGACACAGGCACTTCCAGTGCTTGGGGGGAAACGGATACGACAGCAGGCGACCCTTATGCAGTGGTGAGCAATGACATCTCCGCACTGGCAGCTCCAGATGTGGACTTAAGTGGACCGGCCCCAGAGGGATTCGTGAAATATCAAGCAGTATACGAGTTCAACGCTCGCAACGCCGAAGAGATTACTTTCGTGCCTGGTGACATTATTTTGGTTCCATTGGAGCAGAACGCTGAGCCGGGCTGGTTGGCTGGCGAGATAAATGGCCACACCGGCTGGTTCCCTGAATCCTATGTGGAGAAACTAGAAGTCGGTGAAGTTGCTCCTGTAGCCGCTGTCGAACCCCCGGTTGATGCTCAAGGGGCTACCGTGGCTGACACCTACAATGACAATATCAATACCACCTCGGTTTCAGCAGGTTCCGTAGATCCGACTGCCACAGGCGATGTCGAGTATTACATAGCCGCATATCCTTATGAGTCCGCCGAGGAGGGCGATTTGAGCTTTGGTGCCGGTGAGATGGTCATGGTCATCAAGAAGGAGGGCGAGTGGTGGACAGGTACCATTGGTAATCGCACGGGCATGTTCCCCTCAAACTATGTCCAGAAGGCAGACGTGGGCACAGCGAGCACAGCCGCTGCAGAACCGGTAGAATCTATAGACCAG GAGACGACGCTAAACGGTAACGCTGCCTACACCGCTGCTCCCGTGGAGGTACATGAGCAGCTTTACCAGCCGCTGCCTGTTCAGGAGCCCAGCGAGCAGCCGATTTCAAGCCCAGGCGTTGGCGCTGAGGATGCGCACGAAGATCTCGACACTGAAGTTTCCCAGATCAATACACAGTCCAAAACACAAAGCAGCGAGCCTGCCGAGAGCTACAGCCGACCCATGTCACGCACCTCTTCCATGACACCC GGAATGAGGGCCAAGCGGTCTGAGATTGCACAAGTAATCGCACCCTATGAGGCAACCAGCACAGAACAGCTTTCCCTGACGAGAGGCCAGTTAATAATGATCCGCAAGAAGACGGACTCCGGCTGGTGGGAAGGTGAGTTGCAAGCAAAGGGCCGCCGGCGGCAGATCGGATGGTTCCCAGCCACCTATGTAAAAGTTCTCCAAGGCGGCCGCAACAGCGGTCGAAATACTCCAGTTTCCGGAAGTCGTATAGAGATGACTGAGCAAATCCTGG ACAAGGTCATTGCTCTCTATCCGTACAAAGCACAAAATGATGACGAGCTGTCGTTTGATAAAGACGATATCATTAGCGTTCTGGGTCGGGATGAGCCAGAGTGGTGGCGTGGCGAGCTGAATGGCCTTTCCGGTCTTTTCCCAAGCAATTATGTGGGACCATTCGTGACGTCCGGTAAGCCAGCGAAAGCTAATGGCATCACCAAGCAGTGA
- the LOC120457747 gene encoding intersectin-1 isoform X4 translates to MNPAVDAWAVTPRERLKYQEQFKALQPQAGFVTGAQAKGFFLQSQLPPLILGQIWALADTDSDGKMNINEFSIACKLINLKLRGMDVPKVLPPSLLTSLSGDAQNTPSLTPRGSTSSMSPLDPLKGMGPAVATVVPAPVVAPPVAAAAVISPPGVSVPPGPTPPSSNPPSRHMSISERAPSIESVNQGEWAVQAGQKRKYTQVFNANDRTRSGYLTGSQARGVLVQSKLPQVTLAQIWTLSDIDGDGRLNCDEFILAMFLCEKAMAGEKIPVTLPQDWVPPNLRKIKSRPGSVSGMVSRPGSQPASRHASVSSQGGVGVVDADPTAGLPGQTSFEDKRKENYVKGQAELDRRRKIMEDQQRKEREERERKEREEADKREKARLEAERKQQEELERQLQRQREIEMEKEEQRKRELEAKEAARKELEKQRQQEWEQARIAEMNAQKEKEQERVLKQKAHNTQLNVELSTLNEKIKELSQRICDTRAGVTNVKTVIDGMRTQRDTSMSEMSQLKARIKEQNAKLLQLTQERAKWDAKSKASGAALGGENAQQEQLNAAFAHKQLIIKQIKDKVENISKEIESKKEDINTNDEQMSELKAELSALITKCEDLYKEYDVQRTSVLELKYNKKNESSVTSAWDTGTSSAWGETDTTAGDPYAVVSNDISALAAPDVDLSGPAPEGFVKYQAVYEFNARNAEEITFVPGDIILVPLEQNAEPGWLAGEINGHTGWFPESYVEKLEVGEVAPVAAVEPPVDAQGATVADTYNDNINTTSVSAGSVDPTATGDVEYYIAAYPYESAEEGDLSFGAGEMVMVIKKEGEWWTGTIGNRTGMFPSNYVQKADVGTASTAAAEPVESIDQETTLNGNAAYTAAPVEVHEQLYQPLPVQEPSEQPISSPGVGAEDAHEDLDTEVSQINTQSKTQSSEPAESYSRPMSRTSSMTPGMRAKRSEIAQVIAPYEATSTEQLSLTRGQLIMIRKKTDSGWWEGELQAKGRRRQIGWFPATYVKVLQGGRNSGRNTPVSGSRIEMTEQILDKVIALYPYKAQNDDELSFDKDDIISVLGRDEPEWWRGELNGLSGLFPSNYVGPFVTSGNV, encoded by the exons ATGAACCCGGCGGTTGATGCGTGGGCGGTGACCCCGAGGGAGCGTTTGAAGTACCAGGAACAGTTCAAGGCACTCCAGCCGCAGGCAGGATTCGTTACCGGCGCTCAGGCCAAAGGATTCTTTCTGCAGTCTCAGCTGCCGCCACTGATCCTTGGCCAAATCTG GGCTCTGGCGGACACCGATTCCGACGGCAAGATGAACATCAATGAGTTCAGCATAGCTTGCAAGCTTATCAACCTCAAGCTGCGCGGCATGGACGTGCCCAAGGTCCTGCCTCCCAGCTTACTGACGTCCCTTTCCGGCGATGCCCAGAACACTCCCTCGTTGACGCCACGTGGCTCCACAAGCTCCATGAGCCCTTTGGATCCACTCAAGGGAATGGGTCCGGCAGTCGCCACAGTTGTTCCCGCTCCTGTTGTGGCTCCTccggtggctgcggctgctgtcATCTCACCACCCGGAGTCTCAGTGCCTCCTGGCCCCACACCACCCTCCAGCAATCCACCTAGTCGCCACATGTCCATTTCGGAGCGGGCGCCCTCCATCGAGTCTGT AAACCAAGGAGAATGGGCCGTTCAAGCTGGGCAGAAGCGCAAATACACGCAGGTGTTCAATGCCAATGATCGCACCCGATCTGGTTACTTAACTGGATCCCAGGCACGCGGCGTTCTTGTACAGAGCAAGCTACCTCAGGTCACGCTGGCCCAAATCTGGACGCTGTCTGACATCGACGGCGATGGACGGTTGAACTGCGACGAGTTTATTCTTGCTATGTTTCTGTGCGAGAAAGCCATGGCTGGTGAGAAAATTCCGGTTACCCTTCCCCAAGACTGGGTACCGCCGAACTTGCGCAAGATAAAATCGCGGCCGGGATCGGTCTCTGGAATGGTGTCCCGTCCTGGCTCACAGCCGGCCTCCCGACACGCATCTGTGTCGTCCCAGGGCGGAGTGGGAGTCGTCGATGCTGACCCGACAGCCGGACTACCTGGACAAA CTTCCTTCGAAGACAAGCGTAAGGAGAACTATGTTAAGGGTCAAGCTGAGTTGGATCGTAGGCGCAAAATCATGGAGGACCAGCAGCGTAAGGAGCGGGAAGAAAGAGAGCGAAAGGAGCGTGAAGAGGCTGATAAGCGTGAAAAGGCTCGTTTGGAGGCTGAGCGTAAGCAGCAGGAGGAACTGGAGCGACAGCTTCAACGCCAGCGAGAAATTGAGAtggagaaggaggagcagcgcAAGCGGGAACTGGAGGCTAAGGAGGCGGCCAGAAA GGAGCTGGAGAAGCAGCGCCAGCAGGAATGGGAGCAGGCTAGAATTGCTGAAATGAACGCACAGAAGGAGAAGGAACAAGAGCGTGTTCTTAAGCAGAAGGCACACAACACCCAGCTAAATGTGGAGCTGAGCACACTAAATGAAAAA ATCAAAGAACTTTCGCAGAGAATTTGCGACACTCGCGCTGGCGTGACAAACGTAAAGACAGTAATCGACGGGATGCGCACCCAGCGCGACACTTCCATGTCTGAAATGTCGCAGCTAAAAGCACGCATTAAGGAGCAGAACGCCAAACTGCTTCAACTCACCCAGGAGAGGGCAAAGTGGGATGCCAAGAGCAAGGCCAGCGGTGCTGCCTTGGGAGGGGAGAATGcgcagcaggagcaactgAATGCAGCATTCGCCCACAAGCAG TTAATTATCAAGCAAATAAAGGACAAAGTCGAGAATATAAGTAAAGAGATTGAGTCAAAGAAGGAGGACATCAACACTAATGATGAACAGATGTCTGAGCTCAAGGCCGAGCTTTCCGCCCTAATCACAAAGTGCGAAGATCTCTACAAGGAATACGATGTGCAGCGCACCTCAGTGCTGGAATTGAAGTACAATAAAAAGAACGAGAGCAGCGTAACCTCTGCCTGGGACACAGGCACTTCCAGTGCTTGGGGGGAAACGGATACGACAGCAGGCGACCCTTATGCAGTGGTGAGCAATGACATCTCCGCACTGGCAGCTCCAGATGTGGACTTAAGTGGACCGGCCCCAGAGGGATTCGTGAAATATCAAGCAGTATACGAGTTCAACGCTCGCAACGCCGAAGAGATTACTTTCGTGCCTGGTGACATTATTTTGGTTCCATTGGAGCAGAACGCTGAGCCGGGCTGGTTGGCTGGCGAGATAAATGGCCACACCGGCTGGTTCCCTGAATCCTATGTGGAGAAACTAGAAGTCGGTGAAGTTGCTCCTGTAGCCGCTGTCGAACCCCCGGTTGATGCTCAAGGGGCTACCGTGGCTGACACCTACAATGACAATATCAATACCACCTCGGTTTCAGCAGGTTCCGTAGATCCGACTGCCACAGGCGATGTCGAGTATTACATAGCCGCATATCCTTATGAGTCCGCCGAGGAGGGCGATTTGAGCTTTGGTGCCGGTGAGATGGTCATGGTCATCAAGAAGGAGGGCGAGTGGTGGACAGGTACCATTGGTAATCGCACGGGCATGTTCCCCTCAAACTATGTCCAGAAGGCAGACGTGGGCACAGCGAGCACAGCCGCTGCAGAACCGGTAGAATCTATAGACCAG GAGACGACGCTAAACGGTAACGCTGCCTACACCGCTGCTCCCGTGGAGGTACATGAGCAGCTTTACCAGCCGCTGCCTGTTCAGGAGCCCAGCGAGCAGCCGATTTCAAGCCCAGGCGTTGGCGCTGAGGATGCGCACGAAGATCTCGACACTGAAGTTTCCCAGATCAATACACAGTCCAAAACACAAAGCAGCGAGCCTGCCGAGAGCTACAGCCGACCCATGTCACGCACCTCTTCCATGACACCC GGAATGAGGGCCAAGCGGTCTGAGATTGCACAAGTAATCGCACCCTATGAGGCAACCAGCACAGAACAGCTTTCCCTGACGAGAGGCCAGTTAATAATGATCCGCAAGAAGACGGACTCCGGCTGGTGGGAAGGTGAGTTGCAAGCAAAGGGCCGCCGGCGGCAGATCGGATGGTTCCCAGCCACCTATGTAAAAGTTCTCCAAGGCGGCCGCAACAGCGGTCGAAATACTCCAGTTTCCGGAAGTCGTATAGAGATGACTGAGCAAATCCTGG ACAAGGTCATTGCTCTCTATCCGTACAAAGCACAAAATGATGACGAGCTGTCGTTTGATAAAGACGATATCATTAGCGTTCTGGGTCGGGATGAGCCAGAGTGGTGGCGTGGCGAGCTGAATGGCCTTTCCGGTCTTTTCCCAAGCAATTATGTGGGACCATTCGTGACGTCCG GAAACGTATAA
- the LOC120457747 gene encoding intersectin-2 isoform X2 has translation MNPAVDAWAVTPRERLKYQEQFKALQPQAGFVTGAQAKGFFLQSQLPPLILGQIWALADTDSDGKMNINEFSIACKLINLKLRGMDVPKVLPPSLLTSLSGDAQNTPSLTPRGSTSSMSPLDPLKGMGPAVATVVPAPVVAPPVAAAAVISPPGVSVPPGPTPPSSNPPSRHMSISERAPSIESVNQGEWAVQAGQKRKYTQVFNANDRTRSGYLTGSQARGVLVQSKLPQVTLAQIWTLSDIDGDGRLNCDEFILAMFLCEKAMAGEKIPVTLPQDWVPPNLRKIKSRPGSVSGMVSRPGSQPASRHASVSSQGGVGVVDADPTAGLPGQTSFEDKRKENYVKGQAELDRRRKIMEDQQRKEREERERKEREEADKREKARLEAERKQQEELERQLQRQREIEMEKEEQRKRELEAKEAARKELEKQRQQEWEQARIAEMNAQKEKEQERVLKQKAHNTQLNVELSTLNEKIKELSQRICDTRAGVTNVKTVIDGMRTQRDTSMSEMSQLKARIKEQNAKLLQLTQERAKWDAKSKASGAALGGENAQQEQLNAAFAHKQLIIKQIKDKVENISKEIESKKEDINTNDEQMSELKAELSALITKCEDLYKEYDVQRTSVLELKYNKKNESSVTSAWDTGTSSAWGETDTTAGDPYAVVSNDISALAAPDVDLSGPAPEGFVKYQAVYEFNARNAEEITFVPGDIILVPLEQNAEPGWLAGEINGHTGWFPESYVEKLEVGEVAPVAAVEPPVDAQGATVADTYNDNINTTSVSAGSVDPTATGDVEYYIAAYPYESAEEGDLSFGAGEMVMVIKKEGEWWTGTIGNRTGMFPSNYVQKADVGTASTAAAEPVESIDQGMRAKRSEIAQVIAPYEATSTEQLSLTRGQLIMIRKKTDSGWWEGELQAKGRRRQIGWFPATYVKVLQGGRNSGRNTPVSGSRIEMTEQILDKVIALYPYKAQNDDELSFDKDDIISVLGRDEPEWWRGELNGLSGLFPSNYVGPFVTSEIGPDQAAGDRTSKGMQRLWQQWRGCYTDQGYRNDVSNKKLKGTIQAVHITKRRDDQLMGCAYVRFKCNELLAKSILQQNGHQLVGKTVVVDWQPEMPKKRFGPWRCW, from the exons ATGAACCCGGCGGTTGATGCGTGGGCGGTGACCCCGAGGGAGCGTTTGAAGTACCAGGAACAGTTCAAGGCACTCCAGCCGCAGGCAGGATTCGTTACCGGCGCTCAGGCCAAAGGATTCTTTCTGCAGTCTCAGCTGCCGCCACTGATCCTTGGCCAAATCTG GGCTCTGGCGGACACCGATTCCGACGGCAAGATGAACATCAATGAGTTCAGCATAGCTTGCAAGCTTATCAACCTCAAGCTGCGCGGCATGGACGTGCCCAAGGTCCTGCCTCCCAGCTTACTGACGTCCCTTTCCGGCGATGCCCAGAACACTCCCTCGTTGACGCCACGTGGCTCCACAAGCTCCATGAGCCCTTTGGATCCACTCAAGGGAATGGGTCCGGCAGTCGCCACAGTTGTTCCCGCTCCTGTTGTGGCTCCTccggtggctgcggctgctgtcATCTCACCACCCGGAGTCTCAGTGCCTCCTGGCCCCACACCACCCTCCAGCAATCCACCTAGTCGCCACATGTCCATTTCGGAGCGGGCGCCCTCCATCGAGTCTGT AAACCAAGGAGAATGGGCCGTTCAAGCTGGGCAGAAGCGCAAATACACGCAGGTGTTCAATGCCAATGATCGCACCCGATCTGGTTACTTAACTGGATCCCAGGCACGCGGCGTTCTTGTACAGAGCAAGCTACCTCAGGTCACGCTGGCCCAAATCTGGACGCTGTCTGACATCGACGGCGATGGACGGTTGAACTGCGACGAGTTTATTCTTGCTATGTTTCTGTGCGAGAAAGCCATGGCTGGTGAGAAAATTCCGGTTACCCTTCCCCAAGACTGGGTACCGCCGAACTTGCGCAAGATAAAATCGCGGCCGGGATCGGTCTCTGGAATGGTGTCCCGTCCTGGCTCACAGCCGGCCTCCCGACACGCATCTGTGTCGTCCCAGGGCGGAGTGGGAGTCGTCGATGCTGACCCGACAGCCGGACTACCTGGACAAA CTTCCTTCGAAGACAAGCGTAAGGAGAACTATGTTAAGGGTCAAGCTGAGTTGGATCGTAGGCGCAAAATCATGGAGGACCAGCAGCGTAAGGAGCGGGAAGAAAGAGAGCGAAAGGAGCGTGAAGAGGCTGATAAGCGTGAAAAGGCTCGTTTGGAGGCTGAGCGTAAGCAGCAGGAGGAACTGGAGCGACAGCTTCAACGCCAGCGAGAAATTGAGAtggagaaggaggagcagcgcAAGCGGGAACTGGAGGCTAAGGAGGCGGCCAGAAA GGAGCTGGAGAAGCAGCGCCAGCAGGAATGGGAGCAGGCTAGAATTGCTGAAATGAACGCACAGAAGGAGAAGGAACAAGAGCGTGTTCTTAAGCAGAAGGCACACAACACCCAGCTAAATGTGGAGCTGAGCACACTAAATGAAAAA ATCAAAGAACTTTCGCAGAGAATTTGCGACACTCGCGCTGGCGTGACAAACGTAAAGACAGTAATCGACGGGATGCGCACCCAGCGCGACACTTCCATGTCTGAAATGTCGCAGCTAAAAGCACGCATTAAGGAGCAGAACGCCAAACTGCTTCAACTCACCCAGGAGAGGGCAAAGTGGGATGCCAAGAGCAAGGCCAGCGGTGCTGCCTTGGGAGGGGAGAATGcgcagcaggagcaactgAATGCAGCATTCGCCCACAAGCAG TTAATTATCAAGCAAATAAAGGACAAAGTCGAGAATATAAGTAAAGAGATTGAGTCAAAGAAGGAGGACATCAACACTAATGATGAACAGATGTCTGAGCTCAAGGCCGAGCTTTCCGCCCTAATCACAAAGTGCGAAGATCTCTACAAGGAATACGATGTGCAGCGCACCTCAGTGCTGGAATTGAAGTACAATAAAAAGAACGAGAGCAGCGTAACCTCTGCCTGGGACACAGGCACTTCCAGTGCTTGGGGGGAAACGGATACGACAGCAGGCGACCCTTATGCAGTGGTGAGCAATGACATCTCCGCACTGGCAGCTCCAGATGTGGACTTAAGTGGACCGGCCCCAGAGGGATTCGTGAAATATCAAGCAGTATACGAGTTCAACGCTCGCAACGCCGAAGAGATTACTTTCGTGCCTGGTGACATTATTTTGGTTCCATTGGAGCAGAACGCTGAGCCGGGCTGGTTGGCTGGCGAGATAAATGGCCACACCGGCTGGTTCCCTGAATCCTATGTGGAGAAACTAGAAGTCGGTGAAGTTGCTCCTGTAGCCGCTGTCGAACCCCCGGTTGATGCTCAAGGGGCTACCGTGGCTGACACCTACAATGACAATATCAATACCACCTCGGTTTCAGCAGGTTCCGTAGATCCGACTGCCACAGGCGATGTCGAGTATTACATAGCCGCATATCCTTATGAGTCCGCCGAGGAGGGCGATTTGAGCTTTGGTGCCGGTGAGATGGTCATGGTCATCAAGAAGGAGGGCGAGTGGTGGACAGGTACCATTGGTAATCGCACGGGCATGTTCCCCTCAAACTATGTCCAGAAGGCAGACGTGGGCACAGCGAGCACAGCCGCTGCAGAACCGGTAGAATCTATAGACCAG GGAATGAGGGCCAAGCGGTCTGAGATTGCACAAGTAATCGCACCCTATGAGGCAACCAGCACAGAACAGCTTTCCCTGACGAGAGGCCAGTTAATAATGATCCGCAAGAAGACGGACTCCGGCTGGTGGGAAGGTGAGTTGCAAGCAAAGGGCCGCCGGCGGCAGATCGGATGGTTCCCAGCCACCTATGTAAAAGTTCTCCAAGGCGGCCGCAACAGCGGTCGAAATACTCCAGTTTCCGGAAGTCGTATAGAGATGACTGAGCAAATCCTGG ACAAGGTCATTGCTCTCTATCCGTACAAAGCACAAAATGATGACGAGCTGTCGTTTGATAAAGACGATATCATTAGCGTTCTGGGTCGGGATGAGCCAGAGTGGTGGCGTGGCGAGCTGAATGGCCTTTCCGGTCTTTTCCCAAGCAATTATGTGGGACCATTCGTGACGTCCG